A window of Photobacterium toruni genomic DNA:
ATCATCGGCTCAATAGTGAAACACATGCCTTCTTTCATCACTGTGCGATCACTATTTTTGTAGTGAACCACTTGTGGTTCTTCATGGAATTCATTACCAATACCATGACCACAGTAATCTTTTACGATAGAAAAACGACTGCTACCAGCTTTGATAAACTTCTGAATGGCGGTACCTAGGTCGCCAATTTTCGCACCCGGTTTTACTTTTTTGATTGCCAGATAAAGGCTTTCTTGAGCAACACGACAAAGGCGTTTGTCTTCAAGAGATACTTCACCTACTTCAAACATCTTTGAAGTATCACCGTGGTAACCATCTTTAATCACTGTCACGTCAATATTAATGATGTCGCCATCTTTCAATACTGCGGGCTTGTTATATTTGCCGTTAGCTTCTACAACAATTTCATCTGCTGATGCAGGAATACCATGGCAAACAACGTGGTTAATAGAGGTACACACAGATTTAGGAAAGCCGTGGTAGTTCAACGGTGCTGGAATAGCGTGTTGAACTTGTGTGATGTAGTCATGACAAATTTGGTCTAGCGCTTCTGTCGTCACACCTGCCTTTACATGCGGTTCGATCATTTCTAATACGTCAGCAGCTAGTTGGCCTGCAATACGCATTTTTTCAATTTCTTCAGCCGTTTTGATCTTAATGCTCATAAAATCGTCTCAATCTGTATGTTTCTGTGTGAGACTATATTACCAGTCGCAAGGGGTTAAAGGAAAGATAAGATTAGTTCTCATATCCAATTTTGACTGGATTTTATTGGTCGTTCTATGGTATAAAGCGCGCCGTAAACAGTGATTTTGTTTCTGTTATAAGCAATAATTTAACCTTTATAAGGTCAAGTTAAGGTCAGTAATGGTGCAACTTGATTGGATTACACATACTTTTTTATTATTCACACATATCGACACATCTGCCGGGGTGCTCAGTTATCTGCTTTAGGTAACAATGGCTATACGCTGTTATCGGGTCGGTTTTAAGATGGGATATGTGGACGCCTAACCCCATAGAGGATTATTCAATGGCAACTGTATCAATGCGCGACATGCTTCAGGCTGGTGTACACTTTGGTCACCAAACTCGTTACTGGAACCCAAAAATGAAGCCATTCATTTTCGGCGCTCGTAACCGTGTACACATCATCAACCTAGAAAAAACTGTACCAATGTTCAATGCAGCACTAGCTGAAATTGAAAAAATTGCTGCACGTAAAGGTAAAGTTCTTTTCGTTGGTACTAAGCGCGCAGCTAGCGAATCAATCAAAGAAGCAGCAATCAGCTGTGACCAGTACTACGTAAACAACCGTTGGTTGGGTGGTATGTTGACTAACTGGAAAACTGTTCGTCAATCAATCAAGCGTCTTAAAGAACTTGAAGCTCAATCTATTGATGGTACTTTCGAAAAGCTAACCAAGAAAGAAGCGCTTATGCGTACTCGTGAAATGGAAAAGCTTGAGAAATCACTAGGTGGTATTAAGAACATGGGCGGCCTACCAGACGCAATGTTCGTAATCGGCGCTGACTGTGAGCACATCGCAATCAAAGAAGCTAACAACCTAGGTATCCCAGTATTTGCTGTTGTTGATACTAACTCTGATCCAGACGGCGTTGATTTCGTTATCCCAGGTAACGATGACGCAATCCGCGCGATTCAGCTTTACACTGGTGCTGTAGCTCAAACTGTTAAAGAAGCTCGTAACCAAGATATCGCTGTTCAAGCTGAAGAAGACGGTTTCGTAGCTGAAGCTTAATAGCCTGCTGCTTTACATAAAAGCATCTTAAGTTACCTTGCGTAAACTAAGAATGGTTACCAGGGGCCGATTTGGCCCCTGATTTTTACTTAACGAATTCAAATCTGAGGATTATCACATGGCAACAGTTACAGCTGCCCTAGTTAAAGAACTGCGTGAACGTACTGGCGCAGGCATGATGGATTGTAAGAAAGCACTAGTAGAAGCTAACGCTGATATTGAGCTAGCAATTGAAAACATGCGTAAGAGCGGTGCTGCTAAGGCTGCTAAAAAAGCAGGTAACGTAGCAGCTGAAGGTACTATCATCATCAAAGATGCTGACGGTAAAGCAGCACTTGTTGAAGTAAACTGCCAGACTGACTTCGTTGCTAAAGACGGTAGCTTCCTTGCATTCGCTAACTCTGTTGCTGATGCAGCACTTGCTAGCCACGCAACAGTTGAAGAACTTCAAGCACAATTTGAAGAAGCACGTATCGAGCTTGTAGCTAAGATTGGTGAGAACATCTCAATCCGTCGCGTAGCATACATTGCTGGTGATAAGGTTTCTACTTACACTCACGGTACTCGTATCGCAGTAGTTGTTGCTGGTAACGGCGACGAAGAAACGCTTAAGCACATTGCAATGCACGTTGCAGCATCTAACCCTGAATACGTTAACCCATCTGACGTACCAGCTGAAGTTGTAGCAAAAGAGCGCGCAGTTCAAGTTGAAATCGCAATGAACGAAGGCAAGCCACAAGCTATCGCTGAGAAGATGGTTGAAGGCCGTATGAAGAAGTTCACTGGCGAAGTTTCTCTAACTGGCCAAGCTTTCATCATGGAACCTAAGAAAACTGTTGGTGACATCTTGAAAGAAACAGGCGCTACAGTAACTGATTTCGTACGTCTAGAAGTTGGTGAAGGTATCGAGAAAGCTCAAGAAATGAGCTTTGCTGAAGAAGTAGCAGCTGTTCAAAAAGGTTAATCCTTTTTAATCAGAATATCAAAGACCGCAACCGACGTTGCGGTCTTTTTACAACTCCGGATCTCAAAATCAGCTTGGAAGGTAAAAAAACATGACCACAAACCCTAAACCAACTTATCAACGTATTCTTTTAAAGCTAAGTGGTGAAGCGCTGCAAGGCAAAGAAGGATTTGGTATTGACGCTCAAGTTCTTGACCGTATGGCACAAGAAGTAAAAGAACTTGTCGAATTAGGTGTTCAAGTCGGCCTTGTAATCGGTGGCGGTAACCTATTCCGTGGCGCTGGCCTCGCTGAAGCAGGTATGAACCGAGTTGTGGGCGACCACATGGGTATGCTAGCAACGGTAATGAATGGCTTAGCAATGCGTGATGCGTTGCACCGTGCCTATGTGAACGCGCGAGTAATGTCTGCTATTCCTCTAAATGGCGTATGTGATAATTATAACTGGGCTGATGCAATCAGTCAGTTACGTCAAGGTCGTGTTGTTATTTTCTCCGCAGGTACAGGTAATCCGTTCTTCACAACAGATTCTGCTGCATGTCTTCGTGGTATCGAAATCGAAGCTGATGTAGTATTAAAAGCAACAAAAGTTGAAGGCGTGTTTACGGATGATCCAGTTAAAAATCCAGATGCAACGCTTTGCGAACAGCTGAGCTACCAAGATGTACTTGAAAAAGAACTTAAGGTAATGGATTTGGCTGCATTTACTCTTGCTCGTGACCACAACATGCCAATTCGTGTATTTAACATGAATAAGCCAGGCGCATTACGCCGTGTTGTAATGGGTGAGCAAGAAGGTACGCTGATCACTAACGCTTAAGCCTTGTAAATTTAATATGGCGCTGACGCTCAGCGCGATGATAACAGCATAATTTAAGGTATTTACCGTGATTAACGAAATCAAACAAGACGCGCAAACGCGCATGGAAAAAAGTGTTGATGCACTGAAAGGCCAAT
This region includes:
- the map gene encoding type I methionyl aminopeptidase; its protein translation is MSIKIKTAEEIEKMRIAGQLAADVLEMIEPHVKAGVTTEALDQICHDYITQVQHAIPAPLNYHGFPKSVCTSINHVVCHGIPASADEIVVEANGKYNKPAVLKDGDIINIDVTVIKDGYHGDTSKMFEVGEVSLEDKRLCRVAQESLYLAIKKVKPGAKIGDLGTAIQKFIKAGSSRFSIVKDYCGHGIGNEFHEEPQVVHYKNSDRTVMKEGMCFTIEPMINAGKFSCESDEQDGWTVYTVDGKKSAQWEHTLLVTKDGCEILTLRKEETLPRLMHNA
- the rpsB gene encoding 30S ribosomal protein S2 produces the protein MATVSMRDMLQAGVHFGHQTRYWNPKMKPFIFGARNRVHIINLEKTVPMFNAALAEIEKIAARKGKVLFVGTKRAASESIKEAAISCDQYYVNNRWLGGMLTNWKTVRQSIKRLKELEAQSIDGTFEKLTKKEALMRTREMEKLEKSLGGIKNMGGLPDAMFVIGADCEHIAIKEANNLGIPVFAVVDTNSDPDGVDFVIPGNDDAIRAIQLYTGAVAQTVKEARNQDIAVQAEEDGFVAEA
- the tsf gene encoding translation elongation factor Ts yields the protein MATVTAALVKELRERTGAGMMDCKKALVEANADIELAIENMRKSGAAKAAKKAGNVAAEGTIIIKDADGKAALVEVNCQTDFVAKDGSFLAFANSVADAALASHATVEELQAQFEEARIELVAKIGENISIRRVAYIAGDKVSTYTHGTRIAVVVAGNGDEETLKHIAMHVAASNPEYVNPSDVPAEVVAKERAVQVEIAMNEGKPQAIAEKMVEGRMKKFTGEVSLTGQAFIMEPKKTVGDILKETGATVTDFVRLEVGEGIEKAQEMSFAEEVAAVQKG
- the pyrH gene encoding UMP kinase, whose translation is MTTNPKPTYQRILLKLSGEALQGKEGFGIDAQVLDRMAQEVKELVELGVQVGLVIGGGNLFRGAGLAEAGMNRVVGDHMGMLATVMNGLAMRDALHRAYVNARVMSAIPLNGVCDNYNWADAISQLRQGRVVIFSAGTGNPFFTTDSAACLRGIEIEADVVLKATKVEGVFTDDPVKNPDATLCEQLSYQDVLEKELKVMDLAAFTLARDHNMPIRVFNMNKPGALRRVVMGEQEGTLITNA